Below is a genomic region from Jiangella gansuensis DSM 44835.
AGTCGATAGGTGAGGCATGAGCGAAGTCCCCGACGTGCCCAGGCCGCCCGCCGACCCCGGTCCGTCGCCGCAGCCTGCGCCGGTGGGCGTCCCCGACGTGCGCAGCGCCGCTGACCTGCGCTGCTCCGACGTCGACCGCGAGCGGGTCGCGGAGGCGCTGCGGCAGGCCGCCGGCGACGGCCGGTTGACGCTGTCCGAACTGGAGGAGCGGCTGGAGGCGACGTTCAACGCGCGTACCTATGGCGACCTGCAGCCCATCACCCGCGACCTGCCGCAGGGACCCTATCCGCTGCCCGGTGGCACGTCCACCGCGACGTGGCAGCAGGGCCGGCCCGCAGCACCGGCCGCCAGCACCGGACCGGCCACGTCGGCGGCCGGCGTCGCACCCGTGCCGCGGCCGCCGACGGACGGGCCGGTCCGCGCCTCCGAACGCATCACCAGCGTGCTGAGCACCGAGAAGCGCAAGGGTCGCTGGGAGGTGCCGGCCCGCATCGACCTCACGTCCGTGCTGGGCGAGGTGGAGCTCGACTTCACCGAGGCCATCGTCCGTTCCCGCGAGATCGACATCCACGTCGGCATCGTCCTCGGCAGCGTCACCCTGATCGTCCCTGAGGGTATCGACGTGCGGATCGAGGAGGGCGCGAACATCCTCGGTGAGCGGAAGATGAAGCTGAAGTCCGAGGTCACCCCCGGCAGCCCGGTCTACCACGTGCGCGGCTTCGTGGTGCTCGGTGAGCTCACCGTCCGTCCGCCGAAGGAACGGCGCCGGTCCCTGCTCGGCCATTGAGCGCTCCGGGCGGCGCGCAGCGTGTCGGACCTCGGGGGAGGGATGCTGATGCCAACTGTCGGCGTGAGCGTCCCCCTCGCCGATTCGTCCCCCCGTGGCGGAGCGGGCGCGGACACCGTGCGCAGGCCGAACGTGCACGAGGGAGCAACCGTGGATTCACCGCAGCAGGCGACACTGCCGTGATGGTGTTGCGCGGGGGACCGGCGCGCAGCGTGAGCATTGTGCTCGCCGGCGCAGTGCTCACTACTGCGGGCGCTGCCTCGGCGGCCGTTGCCGAACCCCCGGGCGGCGCGGCTGTCCCGGTGGCGTCGCTCTCCGCCGATCGAGGCGCGCCGAGGCTTCCGGCCCACATCCGCCCTGTCCCGCCGCAGGTCGGGCCGATGGTGTCCGGGCGAACATCGGTCGTGCCGCCGCCGGCCGTGACGGCCGCGGACGACGGCGACGACAATGA
It encodes:
- a CDS encoding DUF1707 SHOCT-like domain-containing protein; this encodes MSEVPDVPRPPADPGPSPQPAPVGVPDVRSAADLRCSDVDRERVAEALRQAAGDGRLTLSELEERLEATFNARTYGDLQPITRDLPQGPYPLPGGTSTATWQQGRPAAPAASTGPATSAAGVAPVPRPPTDGPVRASERITSVLSTEKRKGRWEVPARIDLTSVLGEVELDFTEAIVRSREIDIHVGIVLGSVTLIVPEGIDVRIEEGANILGERKMKLKSEVTPGSPVYHVRGFVVLGELTVRPPKERRRSLLGH